The genomic stretch ACAAATAGCGCCACAGCGTCCATTCATGCGGTGATTCTGGACGATTTTGTTCCGCAGTTTGCCAGGTTGAACCATTGTCCGTACTGATTTGAATTGATCGGATTGGAGTCGATCGATCCAGCGCAACCCCCGCAAGCATTACGCCCTTCTCCCAGTTATCGCGGCTCAATGTTACTTGATGGCGCTTATTCCACACTCTCGAATCTTGCACCTGACGCATCAATGAATGCGTTGGTATCTCAGCCGTATTCGACCAGCCTTGGTTCTCCCAAAATCCGGTTTTGGGTTTCGCGATCGCCTCAATCCCGACAATCCATTTCGGTTGCTTCTGCCCAAAATGTCCCGGAATCAGAATTCTCACTGGATAGCCATGTGCCGCCGTCAACGGCTCACCATTCATCCGATGTACCAATCGCACTTCTGGACGCATCACTTCCGCCACAGGCAGCGTCGTTTCGTACCAATCTGCGCCCTTCATCGCAATCTCGATCGCGCTCGATTTCACACCTGCCCGTTTGAGAAAGGGTAAAAGCGGTGTGCCTGTCCACCGTGCATTTCCGATCAAATTCCCACCTGCCG from Cyanobacteria bacterium FACHB-DQ100 encodes the following:
- a CDS encoding molybdopterin-dependent oxidoreductase translates to MNRRELLRLLGQTSGGLIAASVLGGCQAKAMDLLFSINPTAPLPDHVITPIDEFYVQSYALASQMNAEKWQLKITGEVNQPITLTLQDILNAPQEEFYLTMECIGNPAGGNLIGNARWTGTPLLPFLKRAGVKSSAIEIAMKGADWYETTLPVAEVMRPEVRLVHRMNGEPLTAAHGYPVRILIPGHFGQKQPKWIVGIEAIAKPKTGFWENQGWSNTAEIPTHSLMRQVQDSRVWNKRHQVTLSRDNWEKGVMLAGVALDRSTPIRSIQISTDNGSTWQTAEQNRPESPHEWTLWRYLWKPDQAGKYNLLAKATSERQQQPIEDSNGKDGSSGILRIQTTLEA